The following coding sequences are from one Humulus lupulus chromosome X, drHumLupu1.1, whole genome shotgun sequence window:
- the LOC133803132 gene encoding CHD3-type chromatin-remodeling factor PICKLE, with the protein MSSLVERLRVRSERRPIYNLDDSDDDVDVVRGKSGTTQEKFEKIVRSDAKEDSCQACGEKGTLLCCETCNYAYHSKCLLPPLKTPVPGNWRCPECVSPLNDIDKILDCEMRPTVADDSDASKLGSKQIFVKQYLVKWKGLSYLHCTWVPEKEFLKAFKTHPRLRTKVTHFHRQMASNNNSEDDFVAIRPEWTTVDRVIACRGDDDEKEYLIKWKELSYDECYWEFESDISAFQPEIEKFNRIQSKYKQSSNKNKNNVKDAAESKKKQKEFQQFEHSPDFLSGGTLHPYQLEGLNFLRFSWSKQTHVILADEMGLGKTIQSIAFLASLFEDNIGPHLVVAPLSTLRNWEREFATWAPQMNVVMYVGSSQARTVIREYEFYFPKNHKKLKKKKSSAVSENKQDRIKFDVLLTSYEMINLDTTSLKPIKWECMIVDEGHRLKNKDSKLFSSMKQYASNHRVLLTGTPLQNNLDELFMLMHFLDAGKFGSLEEFQEEFKDINQEEQISRLHKMLAPHLLRRVKKDVMKELPPKKELILRVELSSKQKEYYKAILTRNYQILTRRGGAQISLINVVMELRKLCCHPYMLEGVEPDIQDSNESFKQLVDSSGKLQLLDKMMVRLREQGHRVLIYSQFQHMLDLLEDYCTYKKWQYERIDGKVGGAERQIRIDRFNAKSSSRFCFLLSTRAGGLGINLATADTVIIYDSDWNPHADLQAMARAHRLGQTNKVMIFRLITRGSIEERMMQMTKKKMVLEHLVVGRLKAQNINQEELDDIIRYGSKELFADENDEAGKSRQIHYDDAAIDRLLDREQAGDEESTVDDEEEDGFLKAFKVANFEYIEETEVVEEEAQKPAMENKPTVSSSERSTFWEELLRDKYEVHKVEEFNALGKGKRSRKQMVSVEEDDLAGLEDVSSDNEDDNYEADMTDGETASSGNASLKKTNKKKARVDSSDPLPLMEGEGRSFRVLGFNQNQRAAFVQILMRFGVGDFDWKDFSFRMKQKTYEEIRDYGTLFLSHITEEITDSPTFSDGVPKDGLRIQDVLVRIAVLMLVREKVKFALENPGAPLYTDDIHMRYPGLKGGKFWKEEHDLLLLRAVLKHGYGRWQAIVDDKELKIQEIICQELNLPFINLPVVNQAGSQVQGGANVATTVAPTNPPKENGGETVVTADVAKGTTDAANQSQLYQDGTILYHFRDMQRRQVEFIKKRVLLLEKGLNAEYQKEYFGGDMKSNDVTSEEPDNEPKVTNIPNVPCSLSAENDASMVDQLPQLEAIGPEEIAAAACDDNSDRLQLPQLYNEMCKIVEETTTESVQGSLANQPANLNLEKNLAAMENLCKDVNHILSTPQRNPDEQAKAEPNINAVLPKSSPPQDDPKPAAAVVEVEMPELVTKSKPEEETSTPMPCGSQLQKGPSSSLENTGNDVVMKEEKSDGAGNGSAEEAKEGVVVLDK; encoded by the exons ATGAGTAGTTTGGTTGAGAGGCTCCGTGTTAGATCAGAGAGAAGGCCTATCTATAATCTTGATGATTCAGATGACGATGTTGATGTTGTGCGTGGGAAGAGTGGGACAACTCAGGAGAAGTTTGAAAAGATAGTTAGGAGTGATGCG AAAGAGGATTCATGCCAAGCTTGTGGAGAAAAGGGGACTCTACTGTGCTGTGAAACATGTAATTATGCATATCATTCAAAGTGTTTGCTTCCGCCACTTAAAACTCCTGTTCCTGGAAACTGGAGATGCCCTGAATGT GTTAGCCCTCTTAATGATATTGATAAGATATTGGATTGTGAAATGCGCCCTACTGTAGCTGATGATAGTGATGCTTCGAAGCTTGGGTCAAAGCAAATTTTTGTGAAGCAATATCTTGTTAAGTGGAAGGGATTATCTTATTTACATTGCACATG GGTGCCAGAGAAAGAGTTCCTCAAAGCTTTTAAGACACATCCACGTCTAAGAACTAAAGTAACCCATTTTCATCGTCAAATGGCATCAAATAACAACTCTGAGGATGACTTTGTTGCGATAAGACCCGAGTGGACGACTGTTGATCGGGTTATTGCTTGCAG GGGAGATGATGATGAGAAAGAATATCTTATAAAGTGGAAAGAACTATCTTATGACGAATGCTATTGGGAGTTTGAATCAGACATATCTGCATTTCAACCAGAGATTGAGAAATTCAACAGAATTCAGTCTAAGTATAAACAGTCTTCTAATAAGAACAAAAATAATGTTAAAGATGCTGCTGAATCAAAAAAGAAGCAAAAAGAATTTCAACAGTTTGAACACAGTCCTGATTTCCTTTCTGGAG GTACCCTACATCCTTATCAGCTCGAAGGATTAAACTTCTTGCGTTTTTCTTGGTCCAAACAAACTCATGTCATTCTTGCTGATGAGATGGGACTTG GCAAAACTATACAGAGTATTGCGTTTTTAGCGTCGCTTTTTGAAGACAATATCGGTCCACATTTGGTGGTAGCTCCACTATCGACGTTGCGAAATTGGGAGCGTGAATTTGCTACATGGGCACCTCAAATGAATGTT GTTATGTATGTTGGGTCTTCCCAAGCTCGTACTGTAATACGTGAATATGAATTTTACTTTCCTAAAAATCATAAGAAGCTGAAGAAAAAGAAATCCAGTGCAGTTAGTGAAAACAAGCAAGACCGCATCAAATTTGATGTTCTCTTAACTTCATATGAGATGATTAACTTAGACACGACATCACTAAAACCAATAAAGTGGGAGTGCATG ATTGTTGATGAAGGTCATCGTCTCAAGAATAAGGACTCAAAATTGTTTTCATCAATGAAGCAATATGCAAGTAATCATCGTGTCCTTCTAACTGGAACTCCTCTTCAG AACAATCTTGATGAACTATTTATGCTCATGCACTTCCTTGATGCTGGGAAG TTTGGAAGTCTGGAGGAGTTCCAGGAAGAATTTAAGGACATCAATCAAGAAGAACAGATCTCAAGGCTCCATAAAATGTTGGCACCCCATCTTCTTAGAA GAGTGAAAAAAGATGTCATGAAAGAATTACCTCCGAAAAAGGAACTTATTCTGCGCGTTGAGTTGAGCAGCAAGCAGAAAGAGTATTACAAAGCAATACTCACCCGTAACTATCAGATACTAACCCGACGTGGTGGTGCACAG ATATCATTGATCAATGTGGTTATGGAATTACGCAAGCTTTGTTGTCATCCTTACATGTTAGAGGGAGTTGAGCCAGATATACAAGATTCAAATGAATCTTTCAA ACAACTAGTAGATTCTTCTGGGAAATTACAATTATTGGACAAAATGATGGTGAGACTTAGAGAGCAAGGGCACAGAGTGCTTATATATTCACAGTTTCAGCACATGTTGGACTTGCTAGAAGACTACTGTACGTACAAG AAATGGCAGTATGAAAGGATAGATGGGAAGGTTGGCGGAGCAGAAAGACAAATACGAATTGATCGATTTAATGCCAAAAGCTCTTCAAGATTTTGCTTCTTGCTTTCTACCAGAGCTGGAGGATTGGGAATAAACCTTGCAACGGCTGATACAGTCATTATATACGATAG TGATTGGAACCCTCATGCAGATCTACAAGCTATGGCTAGAGCCCACAGGCTTGGGCAAACAAACAAG GTAATGATTTTCAGGCTCATAACACGTGGATCTATTGAAGAAAGGATGATGCAAATGACCAAGAAGAAAATGGTTTTAGAGCATTTAGTTGTTGGAAGGTTGAAGGCTCAAAATATTAACCAG GAAGAGTTGGATGATATCATAAGGTATGGCTCAAAGGAGTTATTTGCAGATGAAAATGATGAAGCTGGAAAATCACGACAAATTCATTATGATGATGCTGCAATAGATAG ATTACTTGACCGAGAACAAGCTGGAGATGAAGAGTCTACAGTGGACGACGAAGAAGAAGATGGATTTCTGAAGGCCTTCAAG GTAGCAAATTTTGAATATATTGAAGAAACAGAAGTGGTGGAAGAGGAAGCACAAAAGCCTGCCATGGAAAATAAACCTACAGTGAGCAGCTCAGAGAGGTCGACTTTCTGGGAAGAGTTGCTGAGAGACAAATACGAAGTTCACAAAGTTGAAGAGTTTAATGCTTTGGGCAAAGGAAAGAGAAGCCGGAAGCAG ATGGTATCTGTTGAAGAGGATGACCTTGCTGGTTTGGAAGATGTTAGCTCTGATAACGAGGATGACAACTATGAGGCAGACATGACCGATGGTGAAACAGCGTCATCAGGAAATGCTTCTTTGAAGAAGACTAACAAAAAGAAAGCTCGCG TGGATAGCTCAGATCCCCTTCCTTTAATGGAAGGTGAAGGAAGATCATTTCGGGTACTgggtttcaatcaaaatcagaggGCTGCATTTGTCCAAATTTTGATGAG GTTTGGTGTCGGGGATTTTGATTGGAAGGATTTTTCATTTCGGATGAAGCAGAAGACATATGAGGAAATAAGAGA TTATGGAACTCTTTTCTTGTCTCACATCACTGAAGAAATCACTGATTCCCCTACCTTTTCAG ATGGTGTTCCAAAAGATGGACTCAGGATACAGGATGTCCTTGTTCGGATTGCAGTTCTGATGCTAGTAAGAGAAAAA GTGAAGTTTGCTTTAGAAAATCCAGGAGCTCCACTTTATACAGATGACATTCACATGCGCTACCCAGGATTGAAGGGTGGAAAGTTTTGGAAGGAGGAGCATGATTTATTATTACTGCGTGCTGTTTTAAA GCATGGATATGGAAGATGGCAAGCTATCGTCGATGacaaggagttgaagattcaagaAATTATCTGTCAAGAGTTGAATCTTCCCTTTATCAATTTACCTGTCGTCAATCAAGCTGGTTCTCAAGTACAGGGTGGTGCTAATGTAGCTACTACAGTTGCACCTACAAATCCTCCCAAGGAAAATGGTGGGGAAACTGTTGTGACAGCTGATGTTGCTAAAGGAACTACAGATGCTGCAAATCAATCACAGTTGTACCAAGATGGTACTATATTGTATCATTTTAGAGATATGCAGAGAAGACAGGTTGAGTTTATCAAGAAAAGAGTGCTTCTCTTGGAAAAAGGGCTCAATGCAGAGTACCAGAAGGAATACTTT GGTGGTGATATGAAGTCAAATGATGTTACAAGTGAAGAGCCAGATAATGAACCCAAGGTCACAAATATCCCAAACGTGCCATGTTCTCTGTCTGCTGAGAATGATGCATCCATGGTTGATCAGTTACCTCAATTGGAAGCCATTG GTCCTGAAGAAATAGCTGCTGCTGCTTGTGATGATAATTCAGATCGGCTGCAATTGCCTCAGCTTTATAATGAG ATGTGCAAAATAGTTGAGGAAACCACCACTGAATCAGTTCAGGGATCTTTGGCCAACCAACCAGCTAATCTGAACTTGGAGAAGAACCTTGCCGCAATGGAAAACCTTTGTAAAGATGTAAACCATATTCTCTCTACTCCACAGCGAAATCCAGATGAACAAGCAAAGGCTGAACCAAACATCAATGCGGTGCTCCCCAAATCATCTCCTCCTCAAGATGACCCCAAGCCTGCTGCTGCAGTAGTGGAAGTCGAGATGCCAGAGCTGGTAACCAAATCTAAACCTGAAGAAGAAACTTCCACGCCGATGCCATGCGGATCACAGCTTCAGAAGGGACCCTCGAGTTCACTAGAAAATACTGGAAATGATGTGGTGATGAAAGAAGAGAAGAGTGATGGTGCTGGTAATGGAAGCGCAGAGGAAGCTAAGGAGGGGGTTGTAGTATTGGATAAATGA